Part of the Rhodohalobacter sp. 614A genome is shown below.
TATCCGGTGTTTTTATGCTTCCGGAATGGATGCTCTGGCAATGGGTTCTTTCTTAATCAAGAAACCGTAAGAGATGAATGTTTATCTTCCAATTGAAGTAAAAGTCAGAGAGTTGGAGGGAAAAGCTCTGCTGGCACTGGTAGCTGCAGAAAGAGGTCATACCGTTATTCTTGGAGAGAAAAAAGATACCCTCAGTCTTGCACAGACCAGCCATCTGCCGCCAGGAATTGTTCACGACAAATCGCTGACACCGGGCGAATACAAAATTAAAAGTTATACAAATCTCAAAAAACAGGGACATCTCATCACCGGACAGGATGAGGAGAGCGGGTTATTGGACGAATCCTTCGACAGTTTTGCAAAACGAAGATTTTCTGAAGAGACCGTTTCTATGGTAGACAAGATTTTTGCATGGGGAGGGCATGACCAGTCCTCTCTGCAGAAAATTTACCCAAATTATGCTGATAAAATTGTTGCCACAGGATCGCCCAGAGTAGATTTTTGGCGAACGGAATTTGACGATTATTACAAGGAGGCAGCCTCAGGTCTGGAGGCTTACATTTTTGTTGCGTCCAATTTTGGATATCCAATTGATGAAAACCTTTTTTGGGATAAAATCGCCCGTCTGAGACAGGCAGGATATTTTGATCGTGATCCTGGAATGGAAAAATTCATGTACGAAAATTCTGCCTATCAGTACAGGTTATTGCATGAGTTTATAGTAATGATCAGGCAATTGTCTGATACGTTTCCGGATAGAAAAATTGTGGTTCGACCTCATCCGGTAGAATCAATTGATGCCTGGCATAAATTATTGGGTGAATTCCAAAATGTTATCATCAAACGAGAAGACACCATTAGCGGATGGATTCGCCATGCATCGGTACTTATCCATAACGGCTGCACGAGTGCGCTGGAAGCGGCAGTCAGCGGTTTGCCAAGTATTGCATATCGACCCATCCCCGATGAAATAGAGAGAGAAATTCCAAACAGGACCAGCCTTCATGCTTTTTCGTTAGAAGAGGTTGAAAAAATGATTTCCGATATCCTGGAAAATGGAGATACAGAAGGTTTGGATAAAGCTGAAGAGCTCAGTAATGAAGTTATTGATGAGCGAATATCAAGCGTTTCGGGAAAACTGGCTGCTGAAAAAATTGTGGATGAATGGATCAATATTGCAGAAAAAGCAAACCTGAAAACATCCTCAGCTGATGAACTGCTTGCAAAAAAACCAAGTGATACGGTCAGCTTAAGAAGAAAACTGAAACGGCAGGCGGTTGAAATTCGAAACTCACTGATGGGCATATCCCAGGTTAAGAAAAATCAAAAACTGCTCAAATCAGATCATAAATTTCCATCACTTTCTGATGAAGAAATGCAGGGAATGATCAAGAAATTGCAAACCACTCTGAATCGTTTTGAGAAAGTGAAAGCGGTGCGGTTTGGGGAAAAATCTTTTATATTCTTCACCGATCATTAACATCTTTATAATACATCTATGAGCGACAATGAGTGGATTATTGATTTATCAAAAATCAGATCACGTCAGGGCCTTTACGAGTTTCTAAATCCACAATTCGCTGAAATTGAATCGGGTGAAAAAGTCCTGACAATTGGTGCCGGGGGAGAAGTAAATGAACTTCTCTATGAATATGGCAAAAAGAACCAGTTCGAAATAGATTCGTTCGATATTGACGAAGATAAAACCCCGGACATTTTGGGTGATATTTGTACCTATGAATTTAAAGAAGGCACATATGATACCATTGTTATGTGCGAAGTGCTTGAGCATTTACACGCACCACATCTTGGTGTTGAAACGGTTTACAAAGCATTAAAGCCGGGTGGAAGGCTGATTCTTACAACCCCTTTTATATTTCCGATTCATGACCGCCCATACGATTATTTTCGCTTCACAAAGTATGGACTGAAACACCTGCTTTCGAAATTCCAGGAAGTGACCGTTAAAGAGCGCAACAGTTCTTTGGAAGCCATTGATGTACTTTGGATGAGACTCAACAAAATCAAAGGCAAAAGAACACACTACCTAAAACGGATTATTGTTTTTACGGTTTACTATCTGAAAAGGCCCCTGACCGTCTTTTTGATGAGATATGTTAAAACCGATATTATGACAACCGGTTATAATGTATTGGCAATTAAGAGTAAATAAATTGTGTCCTTTAAAATTACGACAGAGCTGTAAAAGCGAGGTATTGATTTAGAATGGCGAAAACGGTTGAGATTATTGGCCCGTCCGGTTCGGGGAAATCAAGTGTTTATCATCAGTTGCGGGCAAACTGGAAGGAAGAGTACAACTGGGTGCCGTATGATGATTTGAGCCGATCTAGAAAACAGATGCGCAAACGATACCTTAGAAAAGCACTGAAGTTGTTTACGGATCGGCTGCCGATTGGGGAGCAGTCTCAGAATAATACGCTTGCAAACGATGAGTGGAAGTTCATCAACCATGACAACCGGATTTTTTTGAATGATGAGAATGCCGAATTCAAAAAGGCGATTATGGATCTCGTAGAAGAGCATTGCAAAAAGTGGTATGACGGATCCGATAAACGATTTGTAACAATCCACATGATTATGTGGTCCATCGCTCATATCGACCGGGTTATGAGCGCAAGGAATGACAATCGATATTGTATTCTAAAGCAAGGAGAAGGATTTTTAAGCCGGATCATGCATCTGAACTCTCCTTCATTTAATGAAAAAGCTCTTAACAAATACCTTGAGCATCTTTTATTCCCCGACGTTCTGATTTTTCTGGATGTGCCGGTGGATGAAATACTAAAGAGAATAAAAAATCGAGACCGCCTGGCCACACTTCACAAAGACATGGATGATGAAGCGATTCGGCATTACTCCGAACAGACCATTCATTTTTTTAAAATGGCTATGGGCGTTGCCAAAGAAAAAGGTGTGGATGTATACGGTGTAAATGCAGGGGAAAACCTTGAGGAAACTACCTCACAGATTCTTGATATCCTCTCAAAAAAATAGGTTTCGCTCAATGCAAACCGATAGCGAAAACAGTAAGGTAATCATCTTATAAAAGCTCGTAACAGTATGAAAATCACAATTGTAAACAGGCATCGGGATGATATGTTAGGTGGCAGCGAACTTCAGTGTGATTTTATTGCAACGGAGCTTGTCAAGCGTGGTTACGCGGTTCACTACGTAGCGCCCGAAGGCAGTAAAGAGAGAATTTACGATTGGCCATATACCGTTTTGCCTTGCAAAAATCAGCCAGAAGATATAAGCCGTGAAATATTATCTACTAACCCGGATCTCGTACTCTGGCGTTTTAACAAGCATCATTTTTTCCCGGTAATACGAAAACTGAAAAAAGAAAAAATTCCTGTCTTATTTGCAGCTTCAAGTGTGAATGATGTAGATCCCTGGTTTTATAAAAAGAAAAACGGAATCAGGAAAACGGTCAAAAGTTTGGTCAAAAGTCATTGGAATCATTTGGGAATGAGACTTGTAGATGCCGTTACAGTCAACAATGCGGAATACCTCAATCGATTGTCTGTGGCTGATCAATATTTTGTTCCAAACGGAATGCCAATTGATTCTGAACCGTTTGAGTGGAACAAGCGATATTGTGCTTGGGTCAGTAATATCAAACAGATCAAGCGACCCGAAAAACTGGTTGAGCTTGCTACTTGTTTCAGAAGTGAAGATGTTGATTTCATCATGGTGGGAGATATTCAGGAACCAAGTTACGAATGGATGAGAACCCCTGGAAATCTGCCCGACAACGTGTACTATCTTGGTGTAAAAACACCTGAAGAGGTGAATGGAATCCTAAAATCAGCCGAAATTCACATTCATACCTGTTATCCCGAAGGTTTTCCAAATGTTTTTATTCAGGCATGGATGCAGGGAACTCCGTCAGTTAGTTTTGGCTTTGACCCTAGCGATTACCTGAAAACCAAGGAAATGGGATTTGATGCCAAAGAGAATTGGGAAGATTTTAAGAGGTATGTGAAATTGCTTTTGGATGATGAAGCACTGCGAGTTAAACTTGGAGGTAATGCTTCGAGGTTTGCCCACGACACTTTCCGGATTGAAAAAACGGTTGATAAACTGGAGGAGATTTTCGCTAAACTCATCAAAAAAGTTAATGTATCCGGTTGAATTATCTTTACTGTATTATTCTTAGTTTAAGCACTTCTTTTTAAAGTATTCAAATTGATAATCCATGTGCGGAATTTTTGGAATTACTCATCTTAATGATTCAGACCTTGGGAAAGCACGGGAATCTCTTCATACCCTTGCTCATCGCGGACCTGATCAATGGAATGAGTATCATGATGATTATGTATATCTCGGGCACAGGCGGCTCAGTATCATGGATCTGAGTGAACAGGGAATGCAGCCAATGGTTAGTACAGACAAGAATGTCTTGATTACTGTAAACGGCGAGGTTTACAACTTCATGGATCTGAAAAACCAGCTCAGTCATAAGTACGAGTTTGCCAGTACATCTGATTCCGAGGTAGTCTTATACGGTTATATGGAGTGGGGAATTGATCTGTTGCTGGAGAAGATGGACGGCATGTACGCGTTCAGTATTTACGATAAGGTGAAGAAAAAGCTGTTTCTGGTGAGAGATCGGGTTGGCATTAAACCCATGCACTTTTCTGATATCAATGGACAAATATCATACTCTTCCGAGCTAAAAGCTATTCAGAAATTTTATGGTGATTCGCTCGAAGTCGATTATACAGCCCTGTATGATTTCCTTACCTATCGGTACATTCCGGCGCCAAAAACGATGTTTAAAAACGTCTACAAACTGGAACCGGGACATTACCTGGAAATTGATCTTAAAAACAGATCCAAAAAAGATGTGAGATACTGGAGTCTTGAAGTAAATCCATGTGATGACAATATTGAACAGGCCAGCGAAAAGATTTATGAACTCGTAAAAAAATCTGTTGACGAACAGATGATGAGTGATGTTCCTGTCGGTTTCTTTTTGAGCGGCGGTATTGATTCCAGTACAGTGGTAACGATGGCTTCTAAACTGGTGCCGGATGTCAGTACTTTTTCAATTGGTTTTACTGATAAAGATCATGATGAAACCCACTATGCCGATTTGATTGCAAAAAAGCTGGGTACCGATCACCACAAAAAAATTCTGGATGAAAATCTCACCAAAGATTTGTTTGATCGATTGGAACCCTGGTATGACGAACCATTTGCGGATTTTTCCTGCTTCCCAACCTATCTTGTTTCAGAATATGCGAGGGAAAATGTAACCGTAGTTTTAACCGGCGACGGAGGAGATGAAGTATTTGGAGGATACGCCTGGTATGACCGTTTTGTAAATAAATCTCGGTTTAGATTTCCATCATTATCCTTTCTGAGAGTATTTACAAGGCCGTTTTTAAAGCAGAAAAACATTTTGGAGAAAATTGCGAGAAATATTGAAAATCCGTTTTTGTACAATGATTTCGAGCTGTACACCAAGGTGATGAACGGATTGCTTCGCCAGGATAAAGAGGAGTATCGAAAGGAATGGGGTATCCCGGAAGATTATGACGATTATTGGTCATATCGAAAGTATTATCGTGAAGATCTTGACGTATATACGCGCTTACAGTATCTGGATTTTCACACTTTTCTTCCGGATGATATTCTTACAAAAGTTGACAGGGTTAGCATGGCAGTATCGCTGGAGTGTCGCGTTCCTTTGCTGTCTAAAGAGATTGTGGAGTATCTTTTTAGTTTGTCGCCGGAAGTACGCTATCATGGAGGTGAATTGAAAGGTGCTATGAAAGAAGCGTTTAAAAACGAAATTCCTGACGAAATTTTAAACCGCGAAAAGAAAGGGTTCAGCATTCCTCTTCACACCTGGAAAGAAAATCTCATGGAACAGCCGCAGAATATACGAACGTTTGTTCTTGATGAGATTTTCAATATTCGCTAACTGGAATACATGATTAAAAATATCAGCATTATATAAATGAGTGGAGTTTTAGATAACGTTACCGTCATTATCCGTTCAGTTCGCGAACGAACCGAAGAAGTTTGCAAGAAACTGATTCTGGAGCAGGGGATTAATGAAGAAGATATTCATATTGTCCGGGAGGTGCCTTTCTCCAAATCGATGAAAGTTTCGTTTGAGACCGGAATTAAACAGGGGAAAAAATGGACACTCTGTATTGATGCGGATGTTCTCCTGAAACGGGATTCCATCAAAACATTGGTTCGGTTTGCGGATCAGCAAAGAGAAAATGTTTGTGAAGTGCAGGCTTTCGTGCTGGATAAATTTTTCTCGGGTCCAAGGCAGGCCGGGAACCATCTTTACCGAACATCACTTTTACCGGAAGTAATCAAGCGAATTCCTGAAGAGGGGACGGATATACGGCCGGAAACATACACAATTGCCCGAATGAATGAAGACGGGTATCCATGGGAATTGATGACAAATGTGATCGGCATTCATGATGATGAACAGTACAACATGGATGTCTACAGGAAAGCATTTGTACAGGCAGTAAAGCATCTCGATCGTGCCGAGCTTTTGGTGACTCACTGGAAGAAAAATGTACATAAAGACCAGGATTTTTTAATCGCTTTGCGGGCATTTTCCGACAGTATTAAAAACACCGAAGAGATTTATATAAACAGCGAGCAAAATCTGTACAAGCAGAAATTTGAAGAAGCGGGTTTTGAGGAAAAAGCTCCATTGAATACAGATGAGTTTTCACTGGATATGATTGAAGAAAGAATTGATGTTTGGGAAATTGACGAAAAATACTACTCGCATTATCCCGACAGCCAGGGATTGGATAGCAGGCGACAAAGCCGTTTACGCAGGTTTAAATCCAGCTTGAGAAACCGTGGGGTCATGAACACAACATTATTGATCGTTGGTACGGCATTTAAAAAAGTTGGGAAGACAATGACACGCCGAATTACTGAGTAAAGGAGCTAATTTCATTAGTCATGGCAGGTTCTGAGAAATCAATCATTTTTGTGCTGGGGGGATTAAGCGGCGGAGGAGCTGAACGTGTTGCTTCGCATCTCATCAATTATTGGCACGAAACCGGCTGGGATATAACATTGGTAATTCGCCGGGGGCCAGAAGAAGACTTTTATCCTATACCGGAAAACCTGAAACGGCATACTTTGGGAGGAGAGGGGCCATCAGCGAACAAACTCATTGCTCTTATCAAAAATATACCGTTTGTTTGGCGGTTGAGACAGGCCATTAAAAAGGAGAAATCCCCGATTGTTATATCATTTCTTACCAAGACAAATATTCATACCATATTGGCCTGCATAGGTTTGGGGCGGCATGTGATTATTTCTGAAAGAAATGATACGACCCGCGAAGATCACCCCTTTCCGTGGCCATTGCTTCGCAAGCTTACGTACAAGTTTGCCGATGTGGTAACTGCAAATTCCCAAATAGCACTTGACGGAATGAAAAGTTATGTGCCCGACTCTAAACTGAAATTGGTACGCAATCCTGTTAAAATTCCCGACCAGATTTCACAACCCGATCGCTCCAAAATTGCTTTGAATGTAGGGAGATTGGTTCCGCAAAAGAATCAGGAGTTACTCATTAACGCTGTTTCTGTACTTGATGAAAAACTTCTGGACGGCTGGTCGTTTGAGATTTTAGGTGAGGGTGAGGAGGAAGAAAACTTAAAGGAAACGATTTCAGAACTTCATGTTGAGGACCGAATTCTTCTTCGGGGAAAAGTGAAGGAGATTTCGGATTACTACAAAAAAGCAGGAATATTTGTTTTATCATCCAGGTATGAAGGAACGCCAAACGCGCTTTTGGAGGCGATGTCGTTCGGGTTGCCGCCGATTGTTTCCGATGCTTGTCCCGGCGCACTGGAATTTATCAACCACGGTGAAAATGGTTTGATATTTACTTCTGACGATGTTAAAGATCTTTCCGAAAAAATGAAGATATTAATGGAAAATCCCGCCGAAAGGTTGGCTATCGGAAGAAAAGCCAGGGAAACGGTCACTCAGTTTTCCTCAGAAAACGTCATGCCGGTTTGGAATGAGTTGATTCGGATTCCTTAGGCTACCCAAAAAATAAGATGCAGAGATAGAAATGTTATTTCCCGAACTTTCTCGCTTAGAAATTGACAGTATGAAAGCGTCTGGTGCTTTTTTTCTTGGCATTCCAAAACGCCTGATCAAAAGAAAGAGGAAAAAAGTTTTCATCATTGGATTCCATAAAACAGGAACTTCATCCATGGGAAAAGCTTTCCAGATTCTAGGATACAGGGTTTGTGGAAATATCAAAAAGGGCAGGGATTACGAGAAAGTGGATATGCCGACTCGTGAGTATATTTTATCCAAAGCGGAAGAGTTGACTTCACGGTACGATTGTTTTCAGGATACACCGTGGTTTATGTTTTATAAGGAACTGTACGAAATGTATCCCGACGCCTATTTTATTTTAACGATTCGACCGGATGAGAATTGGATAAAAAGCGTTCTTTCTCATTTTAGCGAAAGAGAAAACAGCAGTTATCATAAATGGATTTATGGTCATTCTGATCCAAAGATGAATAAAGAAATCTATCTTTCAACTTATCAAAGACATAACAGGGAAGTCAGAGAGTTTTTCAGCGATAAGCCGAATTTTCTTGAAATAGAACTTAAGGAAAAGGATAAATGGGAGAAAATTTGTGCTCTTTTAGGGATACGAAAACCTATGGTCAAATTTCCACACGTGAATACAATCAGTTCTCGAAATAGGTTTAATACAAAGCTAAAAGAGAAAGTAAAAGATCTCTATTATAAGTAGCCTAAAAACTCTAGAGAATTTTACTGATCTCATCTACAATATATTTTCCATGTTTGTGAAAGTTATACTCTTCTTCAAACAATTGTCTGCCGTTTCTGGCAATCTCCTCTCGTTCCTTATCATGCTCCAGGTAGTACTTTATTTTGTCGATTAAATCGTCTTTGTCATCAAAGGTCACAAGATGTTTGCCATCCACAATTTCAAATGGCAATTTCACTTTATTTACAGAAGGAGAGGAAAGAATAAACGAACAAAGAGCCCAGCATTCCCAATGCCGGTATGTAAATTCGCCATACCCGTCTAAAGCAAGATTGATTTTACTATCTCTCGTCGTTTCATAGAATTTTCGTTTTGAGAGACGTGGAAACTGAAGATGTTCAGGAACTTCCCGCTCGGGATTTCGAACATCCGTATGCAGTCCTCCATAAAAATGAATCCCGGTTTTGGAAATAGCTTCCAGCATATTTGTTCTCATAAAACTTCTGGAGGTCTCCTGGCCCAAAAAAAAGACATCATGGGTGTAACTTTCGGGTACATTTTTGAACCCATACTTTTTGGGGTCAATTCTGTTGTAGTTCAAAATATTCGCAGGAATCAGGGGGCAGCTTAAAGCAGTGGTGCGGAGCTTGGCTTTGCTCTCAGCATTTAATTTTTTGTACATGTCCAGATCTTTAAAATGTTCGCGTCTGAATACCAGATTCAACATGTCCATCATTTCATTTCCAGGGACCATTTCCGCATCAGGGCTGGTTAGAAGAAGAATGACAGGAACATCTCCTAATTTTGATCTTAGTTCACGAATAGCTCTTTCAGAGGATTCTAACGGACGCCCCTCACTTCGAAAGTTGCATTCGTAGTTAAAAATAACTGCATCAAATTTATTAATTTCCTGCTTTGTAAATTTTCTGATGCGCTTAAGAGTGATCCTTTTTACATCTGCCTGAGTTCGGAGGGATGCGCTAAAAAAACCCACACGATTATGCCAGTTGAATGAATCCCTCAGTTCTCTCAATGATCGCTTCCAGAAAGCCCCGCGTTCCTGCTTTTTAACATATAATATTTTCATCCCGGAAGTTCTATACTCCTGAAATTGTTATTTTAACCGATTCATTAACCGGATGCCAAGTTAAGTTTTAAGATATTGGAAAGATAGAGCTTGAGTTGGACATACATAAATAATTTTACAGTTTGATTGAACAAAATACCAGCCACAGTGATATGAATATTCTCTTTCTTTATTGGGGAAAAAAAGGTGGCGGTGCAAAATATTCACTCGAGATTGCAAAAGAGCTTTCGTTAAGAGACGATACGAATCTTCATCTCTCCATTTCCAGACAATGTGAAATACGGGATCAGTTTGAAGCATTATTAGCGCCTGCTTTTTATGTAGAGACGTATGAAGGCATTGTAGGATTTCTAAAGACATACTTCATCAGGAAATATGCGATTCAAAAAGAGCTTGAGGATTATCTGAAAAAGCATAAGATCGATGTGATTATTATTGGCATGGATTTTTTCTGGGGACCAATCATCAACAAAGCGGCTCATAATACAGGCGCAAAAACGGTCTTGGTAATTCATGAACCCAAACCACATCCCAAAGAATCTTTACCGATGAAGGTTTTCAAAAATCGAAATCTCAAAAAGTCGATTCCGGGAGCGGACCATGTGGTTGCTCTGACCGAACATGTCAGAAGTTATATTGAAAAAACCTATGAAGTGATGCCTGAAAAGACTTCAGTAATTCCTCATGGAATTTTTTCATACTACAAAACGGATAAACTCCGAACGTTGAAGGAAGGTGGAAAAACGTTTAAAATTTTGTACTTCGGCAGAATAGATTATTACAAAGGCCTGGATATTCTGTTAGATGCTTTTTTTGAGTTGGAAAAAAATCGCAATGATCTTCAACTTCAAATTTGGGGCTCCGGAGATATCAAACCTTATCAGGATCAAATTCAAAAAATCAAAAATATTAGACTGGAAAACCGATGGGTGGATGAACAGGAAATCACAGAGGTGTTCAAAGAATGTGATCTTTGTGTGCTGCCGTATCGCGAGGCGAGTCAATCGGGCGTTGCGGGAATAGCGGCTCATTCCGGAATGCCGATTGTGGCTTGTCCGAGTGACGGTTTAAAAGAACAGTTACGTAACTATGGTGCAGTATTATCTGAAGATTTTACTTCTGAATCACTGAAAGAGTCCTTGGAGAAGGTTATTGAAAATCCTGTTTTATATTCTCAATTATCTCAACAGGCACTTGAATATGGAAACCAATTGAGCTGGAAATCCATAGCAGACGAATTTTATAAAATTTCATCAAAAATCAATTCAGGCTTGAAATAATGGTTATTTTGGGTGTTTATTTGCAAAAAATTAAAGATGTATTTGGAGTTCACATTTCATGAGTAACAGGCAAACCCGTAAACCTATTTTGGTTAGCGGATCACATCGTTCAGGGTCAACGTGGCTGGGGAGAATGATCGACCTCTCCGATGAAATTGGGTATATTCATGAGCCCTTCAATCCAACTTCAGGGATAACAGGTGAGCTATTTAACAAATGGTTTATATACATTTGTGAGGAGAATGAAGGACCCTATAAAAAAGCCATCGGTGATTACTTGAATTATCAATATCCCTTTACAAGAAAAATCCGGGAAGCTAAAACCTGGAGAGATTATGCCAGGCCTTTCAGAGATTTTTCGAAATTTAGCTGGTACCGGTTGAATGAAAAGCGACCGCTAATGAAAGATCCGATCAGTATTTTTTCGGCTGAGTGGCTGCATGAAACATTTAATATGGATATGATTATTCTGATCCGGCATCCGGCTGCATTTGTAGGCAGTATTAAGAAAGTGGAGTGGAGAAGCGGAATGGGGAATTACCTGAAGCAACCTTTGCTGATGCGCGATTACCTGAAACCATTTGAACCTGAACTGAAAAGACAGGCTGAAGAAAAACAGGATTATATTGAAGAGGCCGTACTCCTGTGGAATATGATTCATAGTGTGATCTTAAAATACCAAGCGACTCACGATGACTGGTTTTTTATCAGGCATGAAGATCTCTCAAAAGATCCCATTGAAAAGTTTGAGGAAATTTATAATTACGTCAATCTGGATTATACACCGAAGATCAGGCAGAAAATCAAAGAATTCTCGACTGAGAATGAGTCAGCCAGCAAGTTAAAAAGGAATAGTGAATCCAATGTCTGGAGTTGGAAAAGACGGCTGACACCTGAAGAAATTAAACGGGTGCGTGAAGGGACCAAGGAGATTGCTTCACACTTTTATTCAGAAGAAGACTGGTAATTCTCAAATAGAAAGAAACTTCATAGAAGAACCGATGCAAAACATTCTTTTTATAGTACAAACGAATACCGTAAGTGGAGCGGAGATTGTACTTGAGAATTATTTGAAAGAGATGGATGAAAACGAGAATCTGTTTCTTTTGACAAATAATGAGGTTAAAAATTTCTATTCAGAAGTTTTTAAAGAGACGAATATCTATTCCAAAAAAAGTATGAAGCGGGTTTATTTCAGCAAGAATCCCTTCAACTACCTGCAATTTATTTCTTATATCCTTATCAATATTTTTGCCATACATAAGATTGTGAAGAAACATCAGATCGATGTTTTATATGGCAACAACAGTATCGATACCGTATTGATTACCATGTATAAGATGTTGGCAGATAACAGGATAAAGGTTGTTGCCCACCTGCACAGTATCATAGAAAAGAACAGCATGATCGGATCATTTCTGGACCGGTTTGCCCATCGGTTGGATCACATAATTGTGCCGTCGAACGCGACAAAACAATCAGTCAAGGAATTGATTGGAAACAGAACTCCCGTTACGACCGTCTATAACGGAATTGATATTCCGGAGAAAAAGAAAAAAACGGACTACTCATCAGTGGCTTCATCGCTTGGCTTGCCGGAAGGAAAGCAGATAATTGCATTTGTGGGAGCAGTAGAAGGCCGAAAGAGACCGGATTTGTTTCTATCAATCATTCAAAATTTATCGAAATTGAGAGACGATTTTTTTGCGATTATTGTAGGTAAAACAGAGAATGAAGAGTTGAAAGAAACTTTACAAAAGCGAATAAAAGAAGAAGAGTTACCCGTAAAAATTATTGGTCTGGTTGATTATGAGGTGATGATGTCGCTCTATGAAATCATTGATTATTTGATTTTAACCAGCGACAGAGATCCGCTGCCAACCGTGATATTGGAAAGTATGGCACACGGAAAGATTGCCATTTCCAGGGATGTAGACGGCGCACGTGAAATGATTCAGCATCAAGAAAATGGATTCTTGTTCCCGTATGAGATGTCATCTGAAGATGCTGCAAAAATCGTAAATGATGCTTTAGGACTTTCAGATGAAGAGAAGGAATTAATTCGCAAAAATGCACGAGAAACGATTAACAAAACTTTCAACAATCAAATTAAAAGTGAAAAGATAAACTCGATTTTACAGTCTTTATAGAGGGCTGATTAATTAAATCT
Proteins encoded:
- a CDS encoding surface carbohydrate biosynthesis protein, whose protein sequence is MNVYLPIEVKVRELEGKALLALVAAERGHTVILGEKKDTLSLAQTSHLPPGIVHDKSLTPGEYKIKSYTNLKKQGHLITGQDEESGLLDESFDSFAKRRFSEETVSMVDKIFAWGGHDQSSLQKIYPNYADKIVATGSPRVDFWRTEFDDYYKEAASGLEAYIFVASNFGYPIDENLFWDKIARLRQAGYFDRDPGMEKFMYENSAYQYRLLHEFIVMIRQLSDTFPDRKIVVRPHPVESIDAWHKLLGEFQNVIIKREDTISGWIRHASVLIHNGCTSALEAAVSGLPSIAYRPIPDEIEREIPNRTSLHAFSLEEVEKMISDILENGDTEGLDKAEELSNEVIDERISSVSGKLAAEKIVDEWINIAEKANLKTSSADELLAKKPSDTVSLRRKLKRQAVEIRNSLMGISQVKKNQKLLKSDHKFPSLSDEEMQGMIKKLQTTLNRFEKVKAVRFGEKSFIFFTDH
- a CDS encoding class I SAM-dependent methyltransferase; this encodes MSDNEWIIDLSKIRSRQGLYEFLNPQFAEIESGEKVLTIGAGGEVNELLYEYGKKNQFEIDSFDIDEDKTPDILGDICTYEFKEGTYDTIVMCEVLEHLHAPHLGVETVYKALKPGGRLILTTPFIFPIHDRPYDYFRFTKYGLKHLLSKFQEVTVKERNSSLEAIDVLWMRLNKIKGKRTHYLKRIIVFTVYYLKRPLTVFLMRYVKTDIMTTGYNVLAIKSK
- a CDS encoding deoxynucleoside kinase, with the translated sequence MAKTVEIIGPSGSGKSSVYHQLRANWKEEYNWVPYDDLSRSRKQMRKRYLRKALKLFTDRLPIGEQSQNNTLANDEWKFINHDNRIFLNDENAEFKKAIMDLVEEHCKKWYDGSDKRFVTIHMIMWSIAHIDRVMSARNDNRYCILKQGEGFLSRIMHLNSPSFNEKALNKYLEHLLFPDVLIFLDVPVDEILKRIKNRDRLATLHKDMDDEAIRHYSEQTIHFFKMAMGVAKEKGVDVYGVNAGENLEETTSQILDILSKK
- a CDS encoding glycosyltransferase family 4 protein, yielding MKITIVNRHRDDMLGGSELQCDFIATELVKRGYAVHYVAPEGSKERIYDWPYTVLPCKNQPEDISREILSTNPDLVLWRFNKHHFFPVIRKLKKEKIPVLFAASSVNDVDPWFYKKKNGIRKTVKSLVKSHWNHLGMRLVDAVTVNNAEYLNRLSVADQYFVPNGMPIDSEPFEWNKRYCAWVSNIKQIKRPEKLVELATCFRSEDVDFIMVGDIQEPSYEWMRTPGNLPDNVYYLGVKTPEEVNGILKSAEIHIHTCYPEGFPNVFIQAWMQGTPSVSFGFDPSDYLKTKEMGFDAKENWEDFKRYVKLLLDDEALRVKLGGNASRFAHDTFRIEKTVDKLEEIFAKLIKKVNVSG
- the asnB gene encoding asparagine synthase (glutamine-hydrolyzing) yields the protein MCGIFGITHLNDSDLGKARESLHTLAHRGPDQWNEYHDDYVYLGHRRLSIMDLSEQGMQPMVSTDKNVLITVNGEVYNFMDLKNQLSHKYEFASTSDSEVVLYGYMEWGIDLLLEKMDGMYAFSIYDKVKKKLFLVRDRVGIKPMHFSDINGQISYSSELKAIQKFYGDSLEVDYTALYDFLTYRYIPAPKTMFKNVYKLEPGHYLEIDLKNRSKKDVRYWSLEVNPCDDNIEQASEKIYELVKKSVDEQMMSDVPVGFFLSGGIDSSTVVTMASKLVPDVSTFSIGFTDKDHDETHYADLIAKKLGTDHHKKILDENLTKDLFDRLEPWYDEPFADFSCFPTYLVSEYARENVTVVLTGDGGDEVFGGYAWYDRFVNKSRFRFPSLSFLRVFTRPFLKQKNILEKIARNIENPFLYNDFELYTKVMNGLLRQDKEEYRKEWGIPEDYDDYWSYRKYYREDLDVYTRLQYLDFHTFLPDDILTKVDRVSMAVSLECRVPLLSKEIVEYLFSLSPEVRYHGGELKGAMKEAFKNEIPDEILNREKKGFSIPLHTWKENLMEQPQNIRTFVLDEIFNIR
- a CDS encoding glycosyltransferase, encoding MAGSEKSIIFVLGGLSGGGAERVASHLINYWHETGWDITLVIRRGPEEDFYPIPENLKRHTLGGEGPSANKLIALIKNIPFVWRLRQAIKKEKSPIVISFLTKTNIHTILACIGLGRHVIISERNDTTREDHPFPWPLLRKLTYKFADVVTANSQIALDGMKSYVPDSKLKLVRNPVKIPDQISQPDRSKIALNVGRLVPQKNQELLINAVSVLDEKLLDGWSFEILGEGEEEENLKETISELHVEDRILLRGKVKEISDYYKKAGIFVLSSRYEGTPNALLEAMSFGLPPIVSDACPGALEFINHGENGLIFTSDDVKDLSEKMKILMENPAERLAIGRKARETVTQFSSENVMPVWNELIRIP